The following proteins come from a genomic window of Novosphingobium aromaticivorans DSM 12444:
- a CDS encoding TetR/AcrR family transcriptional regulator, which translates to MNAPPLSRKRKVDVERRAEIGRERRARTRARILAVTFDIFGRENGLYCRVEEVCAAAGITRQTFYNHFTGMEDLREALTWEVSHDFLVAVTASIDAMPDAARRTAAAVRYYLERGRVDPRWAWSIVNLSANGVVFGAETFAQARRTIAEGIEAGLFTVSDDRIGRDIVMGATLSALFTQLREATPDDYPRQVAGAVLAALGCDASRCAAVAALALPHL; encoded by the coding sequence ATGAACGCGCCGCCACTATCCCGCAAGCGCAAGGTCGATGTCGAACGCCGGGCCGAGATCGGTCGCGAGCGCCGCGCCCGCACGCGCGCTCGCATCCTTGCTGTCACCTTCGACATCTTCGGTCGTGAGAACGGGCTCTATTGCCGGGTCGAGGAAGTCTGTGCGGCGGCGGGAATTACGCGCCAGACCTTCTACAACCACTTCACGGGCATGGAAGACCTGCGCGAGGCGCTGACATGGGAAGTCAGCCACGATTTCCTCGTCGCCGTGACAGCTTCGATCGACGCCATGCCCGATGCGGCGCGGCGCACCGCCGCCGCTGTCCGCTATTACCTCGAGCGGGGGCGCGTGGACCCGCGCTGGGCCTGGTCCATCGTCAACCTCTCGGCAAACGGCGTGGTCTTCGGCGCGGAAACCTTTGCCCAGGCCCGAAGGACCATAGCAGAAGGCATCGAGGCAGGCCTGTTCACCGTATCGGACGACAGGATCGGACGCGACATCGTCATGGGCGCGACGCTTTCCGCGCTGTTCACGCAACTGCGCGAAGCTACGCCTGACGACTACCCCCGCCAGGTGGCAGGCGCGGTCCTTGCCGCGCTCGGCTGCGATGCCTCCCGATGTGCCGCCGTCGCGGCCTTGGCCTTGCCGCACCTTTGA
- a CDS encoding c-type cytochrome, translated as MRIKATILLAWCLAATSGAAHADGGRVASVAKGRAPEKVYKVTCGYCHGHNVGPIILGRKIPAATVQAMVRSGRGAMPAFRPTEITAAELAALGVWIEKSRANPKEHGQ; from the coding sequence ATGCGGATCAAGGCGACGATCCTGCTCGCCTGGTGCCTTGCGGCGACCAGCGGGGCGGCTCATGCGGACGGGGGCAGGGTGGCCTCCGTCGCGAAGGGCCGTGCGCCCGAGAAGGTCTACAAGGTCACTTGCGGGTACTGCCACGGACACAACGTCGGCCCGATCATCCTCGGCCGCAAGATTCCCGCTGCCACCGTCCAGGCCATGGTCCGCAGCGGACGCGGCGCGATGCCCGCCTTCCGCCCGACCGAGATCACCGCCGCCGAACTCGCTGCCCTTGGCGTTTGGATCGAAAAGTCCCGGGCCAATCCGAAGGAGCATGGACAATGA
- a CDS encoding FAD-binding oxidoreductase, whose translation MTAGISRRDMIRAGAAGAALLSSRAFASPLDGPRIMPPGLAADRFAAAVKELRAVVGTDWVFADAESTLPYASTFTPDPDGRHLPSGAVAPASVEEVQAVLKVANKYGLPLWPVSTGKNMGYGNATPATSGQMVLDLKRMNRIIEVDAELGTALVEPGVTYQDLHDYLQEHNLPYWVDVPTVGPIVSPLGNTLERGVGYTPYGDHFFMQCGMEVVLADGTVVRTGMGSVKNSTTWQAFKWGYGPYIDGLFTQSNFGVVTKLGMWLMPAPPAYKPFMVRHMEVADVARIVDAIRPFRMNNLIPNCVLMMGAAYQLAMFKRRADIWTEQRSVPDDVIRAEAMRNGLGMWNTYFALYGTDEIIAAVEPIVRSAFEATGGEVLTEREMSGNPWFEHHKSLMRGGMTLEEIGIVRWRGPGGGMICFAPVAPAKGVETAEQTALAKEILGKYDFDYNGAFAIGSRELHHLIFLLFDKDDPAEERKAQDCMEEMILRFGDKGWAAYRTAVSTMDLVAGQYGEANRMLNRRLKAALDPNGVIAPGKSGITL comes from the coding sequence ATGACTGCAGGAATCTCGCGTCGCGACATGATCCGCGCGGGCGCTGCCGGCGCCGCGCTCCTCTCCTCCCGGGCATTCGCCAGTCCGCTCGACGGCCCGCGCATCATGCCGCCGGGCCTGGCCGCTGACCGCTTTGCCGCTGCTGTCAAGGAACTGCGGGCCGTTGTCGGCACGGACTGGGTCTTTGCGGATGCCGAAAGCACGCTGCCCTACGCCAGCACCTTCACCCCCGACCCCGACGGTCGGCACCTGCCTTCGGGCGCGGTGGCCCCGGCTTCGGTCGAGGAAGTACAGGCGGTGCTGAAGGTGGCGAACAAGTACGGGCTGCCGCTCTGGCCGGTCTCCACCGGCAAGAACATGGGTTATGGCAATGCAACGCCTGCGACCTCGGGCCAGATGGTGCTCGACCTCAAGCGCATGAACCGGATCATCGAGGTAGACGCCGAACTCGGTACTGCGCTGGTAGAGCCGGGCGTGACCTACCAGGACCTCCACGACTACCTGCAGGAACACAATCTGCCCTACTGGGTCGACGTGCCCACGGTCGGGCCGATCGTGTCGCCGCTCGGCAACACGCTGGAACGCGGGGTGGGCTATACCCCTTATGGCGACCATTTCTTCATGCAGTGCGGCATGGAAGTCGTGCTGGCCGATGGCACGGTCGTGCGGACCGGGATGGGCAGCGTGAAGAACTCGACCACCTGGCAGGCGTTCAAGTGGGGCTACGGCCCCTACATCGACGGCCTGTTCACCCAGTCGAACTTCGGCGTGGTGACCAAGCTCGGCATGTGGTTGATGCCGGCGCCGCCAGCCTACAAGCCCTTCATGGTCCGTCACATGGAAGTGGCCGACGTGGCGCGGATCGTCGATGCGATCCGCCCGTTCCGCATGAACAACCTCATCCCCAATTGCGTCTTGATGATGGGCGCGGCCTACCAGCTCGCGATGTTCAAGCGCCGCGCCGACATCTGGACCGAGCAGCGCTCCGTTCCGGATGACGTGATCCGGGCCGAGGCTATGCGGAACGGCCTCGGCATGTGGAACACCTATTTCGCGCTCTACGGTACCGATGAGATCATCGCTGCGGTGGAACCCATCGTTCGCTCCGCCTTCGAGGCGACCGGCGGCGAGGTACTGACCGAGAGGGAAATGTCCGGCAACCCGTGGTTCGAACATCACAAGTCGCTGATGCGTGGCGGCATGACGTTGGAGGAGATCGGCATCGTGCGCTGGCGCGGGCCCGGTGGCGGGATGATCTGCTTTGCCCCGGTCGCTCCGGCCAAGGGCGTCGAGACCGCCGAGCAGACCGCGCTCGCCAAGGAAATCCTCGGCAAGTACGACTTCGACTACAACGGTGCCTTCGCCATCGGCAGCCGCGAACTGCACCACCTGATCTTCCTGCTGTTCGACAAGGATGATCCGGCCGAGGAACGCAAGGCGCAGGACTGCATGGAAGAGATGATCCTGCGCTTCGGCGACAAGGGCTGGGCCGCGTATCGCACCGCCGTCAGCACCATGGATCTCGTAGCAGGCCAGTACGGCGAGGCGAATAGGATGCTCAATCGGCGCCTGAAGGCGGCGCTCGACCCAAACGGTGTCATCGCGCCCGGAAAATCGGGGATCACGCTTTGA
- a CDS encoding RBBP9/YdeN family alpha/beta hydrolase — MTHDSSLRAGRDPLILTVPGLSNSGAGHWQTLWEQELPDCRRVDLGLWDDPHRNTWVNKINLAVHRAERPVVLVAHSLGCLAVAWWAEFEKPANGKVLGALLVAPPDVEVRPIDRRLTRFAPFPHGELPFPSILVASRNDPYMGIGQARHLARAWGSRFADAGEAGHINADSGLGDWTFGRLLLNQLLPRPLALDSSASRGVVGNFQPDRALRRLGA; from the coding sequence ATGACTCACGATTCCTCGTTGCGAGCGGGGCGCGACCCGCTCATCCTTACCGTTCCGGGGCTCAGCAACAGCGGCGCCGGGCACTGGCAGACGCTGTGGGAACAGGAGCTTCCCGATTGTCGCCGCGTCGATCTCGGCCTTTGGGACGATCCGCACCGCAACACCTGGGTGAACAAGATCAACCTTGCGGTCCATCGTGCCGAGAGGCCCGTGGTGCTCGTCGCGCACAGCCTCGGCTGCCTTGCGGTCGCATGGTGGGCGGAGTTCGAAAAACCTGCCAACGGCAAGGTATTGGGTGCGCTTCTTGTCGCGCCGCCTGATGTCGAGGTGCGCCCGATCGACCGCCGCCTTACCCGCTTCGCACCTTTCCCGCACGGGGAGCTTCCGTTCCCCTCGATCCTCGTCGCCAGTCGCAACGACCCCTACATGGGCATCGGTCAGGCACGGCATCTGGCGCGGGCCTGGGGCAGCCGCTTCGCCGACGCGGGCGAGGCGGGGCACATCAATGCCGATTCCGGGCTTGGCGACTGGACGTTCGGACGATTGCTGCTCAACCAGCTCTTGCCCCGGCCGCTTGCGCTGGACAGTTCCGCTTCCCGCGGGGTAGTTGGCAACTTCCAACCGGACAGGGCGCTGCGCCGGTTGGGAGCGTGA
- the glgX gene encoding glycogen debranching protein GlgX: MTPGVFLADGATRFSVRSPRAEALTLCLFEDEAEQRIAMTRVGDNWIVEIPRDLRGIRYGYRASGEWNPPDGLWFDPAKLLVDPYAIELDGSFVQHTSLSTYGADTSKIVPKAVVTAPPVISHLSPLFRHGGLIYEVNVRGLTMLHPDVPQPLRGTVAALAHPAIIGHLKQLHVSAVELMPIVAWIDERHLPPLGLTNAWGYNPVAPMALDPRVCPGGVRELRETVATLRAEGIGVILDIVLNHSGESDVLGPVLCLRGLDDAAYTKAPDGRLINDTGCGNTLDFGNPAVRALALDTLRHFTRHCGVDGFRFDLAPILARSPGFAADAPIFREIAADPVLADRVMIAEPWDIGPGGYQLGGFPSNWLEWNDRFRDDVRRFWKGETGVGALATRIAGSSDIFGKACRTVNFLAAHDGFTLADTLAYEQRHNWANGEENRDGHGENFSWNNGMEGETDNLDVLSRRAALVRAMLGTLFISTGTILLTAGDEFGRSQRGNNNAYAQDNEITWIDWDRRDRALEAWTFGLSAWRHLRISSFTRFPEDGTWRDLNGTELHTSAWESDLTQGFFWQNGSYGFVVDRTAPMAGPV, encoded by the coding sequence GTGACGCCGGGCGTCTTTCTGGCGGACGGCGCCACCCGCTTCTCCGTCCGCTCCCCTCGCGCCGAGGCACTGACGCTCTGCCTGTTCGAGGACGAAGCCGAGCAGCGTATCGCGATGACCCGCGTCGGCGATAACTGGATCGTTGAAATTCCAAGGGATCTGCGTGGCATTCGCTACGGCTACCGCGCGTCTGGCGAATGGAACCCGCCGGATGGTCTGTGGTTCGATCCTGCCAAGTTGCTTGTCGATCCCTACGCAATCGAGTTGGACGGCAGCTTTGTGCAACACACGAGCTTGTCCACCTACGGCGCTGACACGTCGAAAATTGTTCCCAAAGCAGTGGTTACCGCACCGCCGGTGATTTCTCACCTCTCGCCGCTGTTCCGCCACGGCGGGTTGATCTACGAAGTCAACGTGCGCGGGCTTACCATGCTCCATCCGGATGTCCCGCAGCCGCTCCGGGGCACCGTCGCCGCGCTCGCTCACCCGGCAATCATCGGCCATCTCAAGCAGTTGCACGTCTCGGCGGTGGAACTCATGCCAATCGTCGCCTGGATCGACGAGCGGCACCTGCCCCCGCTCGGCCTCACCAACGCCTGGGGATACAACCCCGTCGCCCCCATGGCTCTCGATCCCCGCGTCTGTCCGGGCGGAGTCAGGGAACTGCGCGAAACCGTGGCCACGTTGCGAGCCGAAGGGATCGGCGTAATCCTCGATATCGTATTGAATCACAGCGGGGAATCCGACGTTCTCGGCCCCGTCCTTTGCCTCCGCGGTCTCGATGACGCGGCCTATACCAAGGCGCCCGACGGTAGGCTGATCAACGACACCGGCTGCGGCAATACGCTCGATTTCGGAAATCCTGCCGTTCGCGCGCTGGCGCTCGATACCCTGCGCCACTTCACAAGGCATTGCGGCGTCGACGGTTTCCGCTTCGACCTCGCTCCCATCCTCGCCCGCAGCCCCGGCTTCGCCGCCGACGCGCCGATCTTCCGCGAGATCGCCGCCGACCCGGTGCTGGCCGACCGGGTGATGATCGCGGAGCCTTGGGACATTGGGCCCGGGGGATACCAGCTCGGAGGTTTCCCTTCTAACTGGCTGGAATGGAACGACAGATTCCGAGACGACGTACGACGATTCTGGAAGGGTGAGACCGGCGTCGGCGCGCTTGCAACGCGGATTGCCGGGTCTTCCGATATCTTCGGCAAGGCCTGCCGAACGGTCAATTTCCTGGCGGCCCACGACGGCTTTACTCTCGCCGATACGCTTGCCTACGAGCAGCGCCACAACTGGGCGAACGGCGAGGAGAACCGCGATGGACACGGCGAAAATTTTAGCTGGAACAACGGCATGGAGGGAGAAACGGACAATCTGGACGTCCTTTCCCGCCGCGCCGCCCTTGTACGCGCCATGCTCGGGACACTGTTCATTTCGACCGGTACGATCCTGCTGACCGCCGGCGACGAATTTGGCCGGAGCCAGCGCGGCAACAACAATGCCTATGCGCAGGACAACGAAATCACCTGGATCGACTGGGACCGGCGGGACCGTGCCCTGGAAGCGTGGACCTTCGGGCTATCCGCCTGGCGCCATTTGAGAATTTCATCCTTCACCAGGTTTCCGGAGGATGGAACCTGGCGTGACCTGAACGGCACCGAACTGCACACGAGCGCGTGGGAAAGCGACCTGACCCAGGGATTTTTCTGGCAGAATGGCAGCTACGGCTTCGTGGTCGACCGGACCGCCCCGATGGCAGGTCCGGTCTGA
- a CDS encoding alpha-D-glucose phosphate-specific phosphoglucomutase, giving the protein MTRTVPSTPCSGQKPGTSGLRKKVKVFQQPNYAENFIQSVFDVVERAPGSALVVGGDGRYHNRTVIQQAIRIAAANGYGKVLVGRGGILSTPAASNVIRKYGASGGLILSASHNPGGPDEDFGIKYNIANGGPAPEAVTEAIYARTQTIDRWLTVDAPDVDLDRLGSTQVEAMTVDVIDSVSDYAELMESLFDFNAIRANVEGGFTMAFDAMSAVTGPYAIEILENRLGFPKGTVRNGIPLEDFGGHHPDPNMVHAHELFDTMFGPDAPDFGAASDGDGDRNLIVGRHRFVTPSDSLAMLAANAHLAPGYAGGLNGIARSMPTSAAADRVAEALGLPCFETPTGWKFFGNLLDAGMATICGEESAGTGSDHVREKDGLWAVLLWLNILAVRRIGVDQLAREHWARFGRNYYARHDYEALPTDRADALMAELNQSLSSLSGKPFGNLTISTADNFSYLDPVDGSTSSNQGVRILFEGGSRVVFRLSGTGTEGATLRVYLERYEPVGGDLDRETPEMLADLIRAADAIAGIARHTGRTAPDVVT; this is encoded by the coding sequence ATGACTCGTACCGTTCCGTCGACGCCCTGTTCCGGCCAGAAGCCGGGCACGTCCGGCCTGCGCAAGAAAGTGAAGGTCTTCCAACAGCCGAACTACGCGGAAAACTTCATCCAGTCGGTATTCGACGTGGTCGAGCGCGCGCCTGGCAGCGCGCTGGTCGTTGGCGGCGACGGCCGCTACCACAACCGCACCGTCATCCAGCAGGCCATCCGCATCGCCGCCGCCAACGGCTATGGCAAGGTTCTGGTCGGTCGGGGCGGCATCCTTTCCACCCCCGCCGCATCCAACGTCATCCGCAAGTACGGCGCTTCTGGCGGCCTGATCCTGTCGGCCAGCCACAACCCCGGCGGTCCGGACGAGGATTTCGGCATCAAGTACAACATTGCCAACGGCGGCCCTGCTCCCGAGGCTGTAACCGAGGCGATCTATGCCCGCACCCAGACAATCGACCGCTGGCTGACCGTCGACGCGCCGGACGTCGACCTCGACAGGCTCGGCTCAACCCAGGTCGAAGCGATGACAGTGGACGTCATAGACTCCGTTTCCGATTACGCCGAACTCATGGAATCCCTTTTCGATTTCAATGCAATACGCGCCAATGTTGAGGGCGGGTTCACCATGGCCTTCGACGCGATGAGCGCGGTCACCGGTCCCTACGCCATCGAGATCCTCGAAAACCGCCTCGGCTTTCCCAAGGGCACGGTGCGCAACGGCATTCCGCTCGAGGACTTTGGGGGTCATCACCCCGATCCCAACATGGTCCACGCCCACGAGCTGTTCGATACGATGTTCGGCCCGGACGCTCCGGATTTCGGCGCCGCCTCCGATGGCGACGGCGATCGCAACCTGATCGTCGGCCGGCACCGCTTCGTCACCCCGTCCGACAGCCTGGCCATGCTCGCCGCCAATGCGCACCTCGCACCGGGCTATGCCGGCGGTCTCAACGGCATTGCCCGCTCGATGCCGACAAGCGCTGCGGCTGATCGTGTGGCGGAGGCACTGGGCCTGCCCTGCTTCGAGACGCCAACCGGCTGGAAATTCTTCGGAAACCTTCTCGATGCCGGCATGGCCACGATCTGCGGCGAGGAAAGCGCGGGCACCGGAAGCGACCATGTACGCGAAAAGGACGGCCTCTGGGCGGTGCTGCTATGGCTCAACATCCTCGCGGTTCGCAGGATCGGCGTCGATCAGCTCGCACGGGAGCATTGGGCGCGGTTCGGCCGCAACTACTACGCCCGCCACGACTACGAGGCGCTGCCGACCGACAGGGCCGATGCACTCATGGCAGAACTCAACCAATCGCTCTCAAGTCTTTCAGGCAAGCCATTCGGAAATTTGACTATTTCGACAGCCGACAACTTCTCCTATCTCGACCCGGTCGATGGATCGACCAGCAGCAATCAGGGTGTCCGCATCCTGTTCGAAGGTGGCTCGCGCGTGGTCTTCCGTCTTTCCGGCACCGGCACCGAAGGCGCCACCCTGCGCGTCTATCTCGAACGCTACGAACCGGTGGGCGGCGATCTCGACCGTGAAACGCCTGAAATGCTTGCCGATCTCATCCGGGCGGCAGACGCCATCGCCGGCATCGCGCGTCACACCGGACGCACCGCGCCCGACGTGGTGACGTGA
- the glgA gene encoding glycogen synthase GlgA, with translation MTIKVLSVASEAVPLVKTGGLADVAGALPSAVAPHGVGMTTILPGYPAVMKALARPRALHTWNSLLGEKARLVSGKIDGHPLLVLDAPAFFQRDGTPYVDSSGRDWADNWRRFAAFGRAAADVAGGAVKGRAFDLVHAHDWQAAMALAYLRFAPPPGGRRVPSVMTIHNMAFQGHYGADLFPALGLPPQAWAMDGVEYHGGVGYLKAGLEAASAITTVSPTYAREIRTPEFGMGLEGLVVSRGNRVSGIVNGIDTAQWNPETDPALAARFGVKSLARRVTNKRALEAEFALEADDGPLFVVITRLTWQKGIDVLLECIDHLVGIGGRLALLGSGDKAMENAFHAAATRHPGKVGVRIGYDEALSHRMQAGGDAILVPSRFEPCGLTQLYGLAYGCVPVVARTGGLADTVIDANLAAVMAGVATGVQFEGVNYPSVSDAISRAVTLYRQPDVWRAMQRAGMKTDFSWSRSGKAYADLYAALIAEDQ, from the coding sequence ATGACGATCAAGGTCCTTTCCGTCGCCTCAGAGGCCGTCCCGCTTGTGAAGACTGGCGGCCTCGCCGACGTTGCCGGCGCCCTGCCCTCGGCAGTGGCGCCACACGGCGTCGGGATGACGACGATCCTCCCCGGATATCCGGCGGTGATGAAGGCGCTCGCCCGCCCGCGCGCCCTTCACACCTGGAACAGCCTGCTGGGAGAGAAGGCCCGCCTCGTATCCGGAAAGATCGACGGCCATCCCCTGCTGGTCCTCGATGCGCCCGCCTTTTTCCAGCGCGACGGAACCCCCTATGTCGACAGCTCGGGCCGGGACTGGGCGGACAATTGGCGCCGCTTCGCCGCGTTCGGACGCGCTGCGGCCGATGTCGCTGGCGGTGCGGTCAAGGGTCGCGCCTTCGATCTCGTCCACGCGCACGACTGGCAGGCAGCCATGGCTCTGGCCTACCTCCGCTTCGCGCCGCCGCCCGGGGGACGCCGCGTGCCCTCGGTCATGACGATCCACAACATGGCTTTCCAGGGTCACTACGGCGCGGACCTCTTCCCCGCGCTCGGCCTCCCGCCCCAGGCCTGGGCGATGGACGGCGTCGAGTATCACGGCGGGGTCGGCTACCTGAAGGCGGGCCTCGAAGCCGCCAGCGCCATCACGACCGTAAGCCCAACCTACGCCCGCGAAATCCGCACGCCCGAATTCGGCATGGGCCTCGAAGGTCTGGTCGTCAGCCGGGGCAACCGCGTGTCGGGCATCGTCAACGGCATCGACACGGCCCAGTGGAACCCTGAAACCGATCCAGCACTCGCCGCCCGCTTCGGCGTCAAGTCGCTCGCCCGCCGGGTGACCAACAAGCGCGCGCTCGAGGCCGAATTCGCGCTGGAGGCCGATGATGGACCGCTCTTCGTCGTCATAACCCGCCTGACCTGGCAGAAGGGCATCGACGTCCTGCTCGAATGCATCGACCACCTCGTCGGCATCGGCGGCCGGCTCGCCCTGCTCGGCTCCGGCGACAAGGCGATGGAAAACGCTTTCCACGCAGCCGCCACGCGCCATCCCGGCAAGGTCGGGGTGCGGATCGGCTATGACGAAGCGCTGTCCCACCGCATGCAGGCGGGGGGCGATGCGATCCTCGTACCCTCTCGCTTCGAACCCTGCGGCCTCACCCAGCTCTATGGCCTTGCCTATGGCTGCGTACCTGTCGTCGCACGAACCGGGGGCCTTGCCGATACGGTGATAGATGCCAACCTGGCAGCGGTCATGGCCGGCGTCGCAACCGGCGTGCAATTCGAAGGCGTGAACTATCCCAGCGTGTCGGACGCTATCAGCCGGGCCGTAACGCTCTACCGGCAACCGGATGTCTGGCGCGCGATGCAGCGAGCCGGCATGAAGACCGACTTTTCGTGGAGCCGCTCGGGCAAGGCCTATGCGGACCTCTACGCCGCCCTCATCGCGGAGGACCAATGA
- the glgC gene encoding glucose-1-phosphate adenylyltransferase has protein sequence MRDTYSQPLARDAMAYVLAGGRGSRLKELTDNRAKPAVYFGGKSRIIDFALSNAINSGIRRIGVATQYKAHSLIRHMQRAWNFMRPERNESFDILPASQRVSEHQWYEGTADAVYQNLDIIASYAPKYMVILAGDHIYKMDYELMLRQHVESGADVTIGCLVVPRIEATGFGVMAVDTSDTITAFVEKPANPPGIPGNEDMALASMGIYVFDTKFLFDILREDAADPSSSRDFGNDIIPKIVRNGKAVAHRFTASCIRAAEEIEEYWRDVGTLDAYFEANLDLTDVVPKLNMYDRDWPIWTDQIIAAPAKFVHDEDGRRGMAISSLISQDCIVSGAIARRSLLFTGVKMGSFSSCEEAVILPYCNIGRGARLSRVILDSGVRIPEGLVVGEDPELDARRFQRTESGVCLITKRMIDQLA, from the coding sequence ATGCGCGATACCTACTCTCAGCCGCTGGCGCGCGATGCGATGGCCTATGTCCTGGCCGGCGGACGCGGCAGCCGCCTCAAGGAACTGACCGATAACCGCGCCAAGCCCGCGGTCTACTTTGGCGGCAAGTCGCGCATCATCGACTTCGCCCTTTCCAACGCGATCAATTCGGGCATCCGCCGCATTGGCGTCGCCACGCAGTACAAGGCGCACTCGCTGATCCGCCACATGCAGCGCGCGTGGAACTTCATGCGGCCCGAACGCAACGAGAGCTTCGACATCCTCCCTGCCTCGCAGCGCGTGTCCGAACACCAATGGTACGAAGGCACTGCCGACGCCGTCTACCAGAACCTCGATATCATCGCGTCCTACGCGCCCAAGTACATGGTCATTCTCGCGGGCGACCACATCTACAAGATGGACTACGAGCTGATGCTCCGCCAGCACGTCGAAAGCGGCGCGGATGTGACCATCGGCTGCCTCGTCGTGCCGCGCATCGAAGCGACCGGTTTCGGCGTCATGGCGGTCGACACGTCCGACACGATCACCGCTTTCGTCGAAAAGCCCGCCAATCCGCCCGGCATTCCCGGCAATGAGGACATGGCGCTGGCATCGATGGGCATCTACGTCTTCGACACGAAGTTCCTGTTCGACATCCTGCGCGAGGATGCCGCCGATCCCTCGTCGTCGCGCGACTTCGGCAACGACATCATCCCCAAGATCGTCCGGAACGGAAAGGCCGTCGCCCACCGCTTCACCGCGTCGTGCATCCGCGCGGCGGAAGAAATCGAGGAATACTGGCGCGATGTCGGCACGCTCGACGCCTATTTCGAGGCCAACCTCGACCTGACCGACGTTGTGCCCAAGCTCAACATGTACGACCGCGACTGGCCGATCTGGACCGACCAGATCATCGCCGCCCCCGCCAAGTTCGTGCACGACGAGGATGGCCGTCGCGGCATGGCGATATCCTCGCTGATCTCGCAGGATTGCATCGTGTCGGGCGCCATCGCCAGGCGCAGCCTGCTCTTCACCGGCGTCAAGATGGGCTCGTTCTCCTCGTGCGAGGAAGCGGTGATCCTGCCATATTGCAACATCGGCAGGGGTGCACGCCTCAGCCGCGTGATCCTCGACTCCGGCGTCCGCATTCCCGAAGGGCTCGTAGTGGGCGAGGACCCCGAGCTTGACGCCCGCCGCTTTCAGCGGACCGAAAGCGGGGTGTGCCTCATCACCAAGCGGATGATCGACCAGTTGGCATGA